In Candidatus Neomarinimicrobiota bacterium, a genomic segment contains:
- a CDS encoding (2Fe-2S)-binding protein codes for MTTVTLNINGEVRKLKIDGSTPLLWVLRDELKLTGTKYGCGRGLCGACTVHINGEATRSCVTSVESVNEEEIKTIEGLQTKNDLNAVQKAWIAEGVPQCGYCQSGQIMAATALLSQRPDPNDQDIDNAMKNNICRCGTYTRIRKAIHRAAKDLNSG; via the coding sequence ATGACAACAGTCACATTAAATATAAACGGCGAAGTTCGTAAACTGAAGATAGACGGAAGCACACCCCTTCTGTGGGTCCTCAGAGACGAACTGAAACTGACCGGCACAAAGTACGGTTGCGGGCGCGGACTCTGCGGAGCTTGTACGGTTCATATTAACGGCGAAGCCACTCGTTCTTGTGTCACAAGCGTTGAGAGTGTAAATGAGGAAGAGATAAAAACAATCGAAGGATTGCAAACTAAGAATGATCTTAATGCTGTACAAAAAGCGTGGATTGCAGAAGGTGTACCCCAGTGCGGGTACTGCCAGTCCGGTCAGATCATGGCGGCTACAGCTCTTCTTTCGCAAAGACCTGACCCGAATGATCAAGATATAGACAACGCCATGAAAAACAATATTTGCCGTTGTGGCACTTATACACGAATTCGCAAAGCGATACACCGGGCGGCAAAGG